A DNA window from Deltaproteobacteria bacterium contains the following coding sequences:
- a CDS encoding radical SAM protein: MKRVSVKTIGCKTNFADTRVLETSLEKLGFAVVPYGEVSDLVIVNSCVVTQRAEADSRRALTKGKRSGGNPKTVLTGCGVLKNGKPSLAEFADLVLPMEHQGSEKKLTALFAGQIARKDLKGYGRESLSRANRSRVFVKIQNGCDNRCSYCIVPSVRGKSVSRHHEDVLKEIRAYEDQGFPEVVLTGNHIGSYGNDIPGLPSLSTLVEMALKGTGRIRIRLSSTEVDEVDPHLLEMVTGEKRLCNHLHIPLQ, from the coding sequence ATGAAGAGGGTGTCGGTTAAGACGATCGGGTGCAAGACGAACTTTGCCGACACGAGGGTGCTCGAAACGAGCCTCGAAAAGCTCGGGTTCGCGGTAGTCCCGTACGGGGAGGTCTCCGATCTGGTTATCGTGAACTCATGCGTCGTGACACAGAGAGCCGAGGCAGACAGCCGCCGGGCGCTTACAAAGGGGAAGAGGTCAGGCGGAAATCCTAAGACTGTCCTTACCGGCTGCGGGGTTTTGAAAAATGGAAAGCCGAGCCTCGCAGAATTTGCAGATCTCGTTCTCCCCATGGAGCATCAGGGAAGCGAAAAGAAGTTGACGGCGCTGTTTGCCGGGCAGATTGCTCGAAAGGACTTAAAAGGATATGGACGGGAATCGCTATCCCGGGCCAACCGGTCGAGGGTTTTTGTCAAGATACAGAACGGCTGCGATAACAGGTGCTCCTATTGTATCGTTCCTTCCGTCAGGGGGAAAAGCGTCTCCCGGCACCATGAGGATGTCCTGAAGGAGATCCGCGCATACGAAGATCAGGGATTCCCGGAGGTTGTTCTCACGGGCAACCACATCGGTAGCTACGGGAATGATATCCCCGGTTTACCCTCCCTTTCCACGCTCGTGGAAATGGCCCTGAAAGGGACGGGCAGGATCCGCATACGGCTCAGCTCCACAGAGGTGGACGAGGTGGACCCACATCTTTTGGAAATGGTGACGGGAGAAAAACGCCTCTGCAATCACCTGCACATACCGCTGCAGA